DNA sequence from the Myxococcus guangdongensis genome:
GCATCCACGGCGACGCCCGTGCCGTAGTCGTCGCTGTTCGAGCCGAGCTGCCGCACCCACTTCTGATTGCCGGCCACGTCGTACTTCGCCAGGAACAGGTCCACCGTGTTGTTCGTGGACGTGACGCCGTCGAGGCTGCCCTGCGTGTAGCCGGCCAGGTAGATTTCCTCGCGCGCGCTCACCGCCACGCCCAGGGCCACGTCGCCGCGCGAGCTGCCGAACTGACGCATCCAGTACGGGTTGCCGCCCGTGTCCAGCTTCGCCACCACCACGTCGTAGTTGCCCGGCGTCGGCGTGCCGTCGATGCGACCCAGCGAATAGCCCGCGAGGAACAGGCCATCCTGTCCGGACTTGCGCGTGACGGCGAGGCCCGTGGCGAAGTCATCCGTCGCCGTGCCCTCCTGCCATACCCACTGCAACACGCCCGACGCGCTGAGCTTCAGCACGAAGAAGTCCGCGCCGCCCTTGTTCACGTACGGCAGGAAGCTGCCCCAGGTGTAGCCAGCGACATAGACGTTGCCCGCCGCGTCCGCCGTCACCGCCATCGCCCGGTCATTCATCGCCGTGCCGACCTGACGCACCCAGTGCACCTTGCCGTCCACGCCCTGCTTCACGACGAAGACGTCCTGTCCGCCCGCCGAGGGCTCCTCACCGAGCTGCCCGCCGGTGAACCCCGCGACATAGACGGCGTTGCCCACCGAGGCCACGGCCAGCGCCTGCTCATCCGCGGCGCTTCCGAACTGTCGTTGCCAGACCGGTGCGTTCAGGGCTTGGGCACTCGCCAGCGGTGCTCCCAGGATGGCCACCGCGCTCGCGATACTCCATGCGCCACACCACCACTTCCGAACCATGGGCGACTCCTCTCGAGATGAAGGTTCCGCCCCGTACTCTGGCGCGGGGGACGGCCCTGGCGCATCTCGCAAAGGACTCCGCACCTCCTGTTCGAAAGGTGCGACGCGGAGCGTTGCGCACTCCGCGTCATGGTGGGGGCGCGCCGACGCGTGCCCCCGACTTCACTCAGCTCAGATGTTCCAGCTACCTCGGACGCCCAGCATGAACGCCCCGTACGTGCCGTCCTCCGCGTAGCCGAGCGGCGTGGTGGTGGTGGGCAGCGGCGAGGGCAGCGTCAGCGTGGTGTCGCCCGAGCGCGTGGTGTAGCGCCCGAAGGTGGCCGTCAGGAAGGGGCCGAACGACAGCGAGTGGCCCAGGCGCCACTTGCCACCCAGCGTGACGTTGACGAACTCGGGGCCCCGCGTGCTGCTCTTCAGCTTCAGGTTCGCCGTCCCGGCCTGCGTCTGCACGGGGCCGGAGTTCTCGTTGCGCAGGATCACCATGCCGAAGCCCATTCCGACGAACGGGTCGAACGAGGCCGTGGGCGAGAAGTGATACTGCACCTGCGGACCGAAGCGAAGTTGCGAGGCGGCACACTCCCAACCCTCGAAGCAGGAGTACGGATTCTCCTTGGTGATGATGTACGTGTAGCTGCCGTAGGCACCGATGAACCAGTTCGGCGTCGCCCGGTAGCCCACTTCCGCCACCACGGGCACCGCGCCGTTGGCCGCGTCACTGAGCTTCACATCACCGATGGTCTGGTTCAGGCGCAGGCCATTCTTGTAGACGTGACCCACGCCGGCCTGGAACCCGAGTCCGACGGTGACTTCCAAACCTGTCGGCGCACTGTACGTCGCGGCTTCCTGCGCGCTCGCGCCCGCCGAACCCAGTGCAACCGCTGCCGCCAGGGCCCAACTCAGCCTTCCCGTCATAAACCCCTCCGTCGAGTGGAGCGTTGAATCTAGAACAAGCCGCATCTCACAAGTAAGCCGCATTGCGTCACAGTTACAGTTGTGACGGTGGGTCAGCGATGACTGTCAGGGACGTGCACAATGCGGGGAATGAACGTGACCCTCGAACAGGCCCGCGCGCTGGATGCTCTCGCACGACATGGCACCTTCGCGGCGGCGGCCCAGGCGCTCGGAAAAGGGCACACGGCGGTGCTCTACACCCTGCGAACGCTCGAGGGACAGACAGAGCTGGAGCTGCTGGACCGCAGGGGCTACCGCACCCGGTTGACGGCCGCGGGGGAGCGGGTGCTGGAGCACTGCCGGAAGTTATTGGCAGTTGAGCGCGACCTCGAGGCGACATGTGCGGAGATACGCGCGGGGTGGGAGCCCACGTTGCGAATCGTCTTCGACGGTGTCTTCCCGGCCGAGCCGCTTTTACGCGTAGTGAAGGCGCTGAGGGCGGAGGGCGCGGGCACGCGCTTCCATGTGTCGTCGGAGTTCCTCGCGGGCGTGGAGGCGGCCTTCACGCGGGACGACGCGGACCTCATGGTGTCGGTGCTGCCGCCTGCACTCCCGGGGCTGAAGAGCTACGCGTTGCCGGAGCTGGAGGCGATGCTCGTGGCCCACCGCTCCCATCCGCTGGCGAGACGGCGTCGCGGCGCCATCAGTGAAGAGGAGCTGTCCGAGCACCTGCTGCTCACGGTGCGCGGCTCGGACCCTCGGCTGCAGTTGAGCACCGTGTCGCTGGAGCTGCGCTCCACGGTGCACCTCAACGACTTCGCGGCGAAGAAGGCGGCGATTCTGGAGGGCCTGGGCTACGGGTGGCTGCCGGAGCACCTGGCGTCGAAGGAGCTGCGGCGCGGGGAGCTCAAGCTGCTCAAGCCCGCCAGCGGCTCCACGCACGCCTTCCTCCCCAAGCTCCACCACCGCGCGGGCGTGAGGCTGGGCCGCGCCGCGCGCCGCGTGGTGAAGGCGCTCACCGGCACCGAGCCGCCGCAGTAGCGCTACTTCGTCGCCGTGGTGCAGTCGCCCGACACGTTCGCCGCCGCGCGGCCGTCCACCTGGTTGTCACGGAAGACGTTGTCGTCCGCCACCACCAGCTCCACGCCGCCGCTGCCGCGGTTGCACACCACCACCGCGCCCGCGCCCGCGCGGTTGCCGACGAACTGGTTGCCGCGCAGGGTGAGCCCCCGCGTGCCCACGTCCTCCAGGTAGATGGCCGCCGCCGGCCCGCGCGTCACGGTGTTCCCCACGAAGACGTTGCCCTCCACCAAATCATTGTTGGGCTGGAAGTAGTGCAGCGCCCCGCCGCCGCCCAAATCGTAGAGGCCCTGCGCGTTGGGCCACGCGAGCAGCGGACGCTGCGCGAGCGAGCTGTCGGTGGCGCCCCGGTAGGCCTCCAGGGTGTTGTCACGGAAGGTGTTGCCGCGCACCACCGAGTCACGCCCGTGCGTCACGCACATCGCCCCGCCGCCCGCCATGGAGGACGTGCCGTCCTGCGCGAAGCGGTCCACGTCCTTGGTGCGGTTGTTCTCGAAGAGGGAGTCCTCCACGCGCGAGCCCACGGTGAACATCAAGTCCAACGCGCCGCACTTGGCGGACACCTCGTTGTCGCGGAACACCGCGTGGAGAATCGTCACCGGCCCCGGGTAGTAGGCCCACAGCGCGCCGCGCGTCCTGTCGCGGTTGCCGTTGTAGTCGTTCTTCTTCACCTTCTCGAAGACCATGTGCTCGAAGACGGGGTCGCCGTCGCCCACCGAGCCGTCGCCGAAGAAGTTCATCCCCCACCAGCCGTGGGGATTGGTGGAGGTGAGCAGCACGGGCTTGTCCGCCGTGCCGCGCACCTGGATGCCGCCGTACACGCGCACCTCCACGCGGCCCTGGTGGTGGTTCATCACGCTGTCGGCCGCGCCGGGGTCCACGTCGGCTTGCGTGACGTCGGGGCGCCCCTTGAAGTCGAGGATGACGCCCGGCTCCACCGTGAGCACCTGGCCCTTGGGGATGGTGACGACGCCCTCCGCGTCCCCGACGACGCGGTAGGGAGAGCCCGCCTCGGTGAGCGTGCCCGCCAGGGTCCCCGTCACCACGGTGCCGCCGTCCTCGGGCACCACGATGACGGGCCCGCCGTCTGCGCCCCCCGGCGTCCCTCCGTCGTCACCGCCGGGCACCACCCCGGGCTTCTCGGGCGTGGAGGAACACGCGGTGACGGACAACCCCAGGACCACGGCCCACAGGAGGCGCTTCACGGACTCGGAGGCGGACAGGTGCATGTCTGGGCGCGCTAGCACGGCGCCGAGGCGCGCCGCAAACCGCGCCCGGGCTGATAGAAGCGCGCGCCATGGCGAACGACCTCCTCGTGCTCTCCTATTCGGGCTGTTCCACCTGCAAGAAGGCGCTGAAGTGGCTGGAGGCCCAAGGCCTTGCCCCCCGCGTGCGCCCCATCGTGGAGCAGCCCCCCACCCTCGCCGAGCTGGACGCGTGGATTGCCAAGAGCGGCCTGCCCGTGCGCAAGTGGCTCAACACCAGCGGGCTGAGCTACCGGGCGCTCGGCAAGGCGAAGGTGGACGCGGCGAGCGAAGCGGACGTGCGGGCCTGGCTCGCGGCCGATGGCAAGCTGGTGAAGCGGCCGGTGCTCGTCACGCCCTCGGCGGTGGTGGTGGGCTTCCAGGAAGAGGCCTGGGAGCGCGTGTTCGCCAAGCGAGGTTGAGGGCCGAGCAGCCGGCCGGGCGGACGCGCGCCCGTCCCTCGCGAAGCGCGGCCGCGCGTGAAGATTCCTCTCCATGGAATCCAGCGCCAGACGTCCGCTCGGAGAAATCCTCCTGGAGATGGGGGTGCTCAGCCGCGCCCAGCTCCGGGTGGGACTGGTCCACCACCACGAGACGCACGTCCCCCTGGGACGCGCGTTGGTGCGCGAGGGGGTGTGCACCGAGGCGGACGTGCTGCGCGGCCTGTCGGCGCAGCTCGGCGTGAGCGCGGTGGACCTGGACCTGCAACCTCCCGAGCGCGGCATGGCGGACCTGTTGCCCGCGCGCATCGCCCGGCAGTACCGCGCGGTGCCGCTGCGCGTGGAGCTGGTGCCCATGGAGCAGGGCGAGCGCGAGGTGCTCCATATCGCCCTGCCCGCCCCCGTGTCGCTGGAGGCCGTGGACGCCGTGCGCGCCGTCACCGGCAAGCCGCGCGTCGAGGCCTACGTGGCCTCCGACCCCGCCATCACCCACGCGCTCTCCGAGCTGTACGGCTTCGAGGAGCCCGCCGAGCCCGCGGCCACGCCCGTGCCCGCGCCGGGGGGACACCTGCTGCTCTACGGCTGGCCTCCCGTCACCGCCGTGCTCATCTCGCGGCAGCTGGCGCGGAGCGGTTATCAGGCCCGGGTCGCGACCCCGCTGGAGGTCCTCCACACCCGCGCCAACGACGTGGTGCTCGCGCCCCTGCAGGCCATGGAGGGCCTGTTGGCCGGCGAGGTCCACATCGAGGGCGCGCTCATCGTCCACGGCACGTCCGACGACGAGGGCTTCGAGCGGGCACGGCAGCTGGGCGCGCGGGGCTTCCTCGCCAATCCCCGCGACGAGCAGCTGCTGCTGCGCGCGGTGCGCCGGCTGATTCCCAGCGGCGGCTCTTCCATCTCCGGCGAGTCCGGCTCGTCGCACCACTCCCACTGACGTGGGGCCAGCGCGCGCTACCCCTGGAGCAGGCCCAGCGCCTCGAGCACCTCGGGGTACACCTTGCTCGCGAAGTAGCGACCGCCCGCGATGGTGAAGTGCACGCCGTCGCTCATGCGCAGCTTCATCGGCTTGCGGAACCCCTCGACGCGCGCCTGGAGCAGGGCCTTGCCCTTGTCGTCCGTGAAGTACGAGCGCGTGTCGACGTAGCGCGCGTCCACGCGGGAGCCGATGACCTCGCGCTGGAGTCCCCGGATGAGGCTCAGCTTCTGCTCGAAGCGCTTGAGCCCCGTCGCGGGCAGCTCCAGCCAGATGAGCTTCCGTCCCGGCGCGGCGAGCACGCTCGCGAAGGAGTCGATGCGCTGACGGTAGACGTCCTCCCACTCGGGCTTGCCCCAGTGGACGGGCTTCTTGCCATCGCGCTCCAACAGTGACTGGCCGTCATTCCCCCCGAGGATGACCACCACCACGTCCGGCTGGTGGCGCTTCACCTCCTCCTCGCCCACGGCCATCCAGTCGAAGAAGTCCGGACGGGCCAGCCCCGTGGAGGAGCGGGCCCGACGCGACGCGCGAATCGTCGGATGCGCCTCCAGGCGGGCCAGCAGGTAGTCACCGAAGCCCGTGGCGATGAGGCTGTCGCCGAGCAACAGCACGGAGCGAGGGCGCTCGGACTCGGCGGTCGCCGCGTCGGGAGGCGGCGCGGGCGCCGCGAGCACGGCCTCGGACGGAGGGCCCGCATCCTGTCCGGAGGGAGCAGCCCAGCAGAGCCCGGTGGAGAACACGACGAGGACGACGAACCAACCCGTGAAGCGCTTCGGCATTCGGGCCGCACGGTAGCGGCACACCGCCGTCACGTACACTCCCTTTCACGCTGGCGCCCGGGGCCCACCGCCCAGGTCACGCCGCCGACACGCTCGGAGTCGACGTCAGTTTCGCGAGCCACGGCGCCAGGAGCTCCGCGCAGGCCTCCGGGTGGGTGAAGTACGGCACGTGCCCCGCCCCCTTCAACACGTGGTGCGGCGTCCCCGGCGGAAGCGATTGCAGCAGTCGCTCCACCGAGGAAGGCGGCACCAGCACGTCCCGGTCGCCCTGGATGCAGAGGCAGGAGACGTCCAGCCGCCGCAGCTCGGGCGGGTGCGCCTCGCGTTGGATGGCGAGCGCGCGATGCCACGTGGTGCGGCGCTCCAACACCGTCGTGGGGACCACCTCCGCCACCTGCGAGAAGGGCACGGGCTTCCACGCGGCCAGCCCCGCGGCGACCACGCCGGGACGCGCCCACACGGCGATGGGCCCCATCATCCCGATGAGCACACCGCGCGCGCCCAGATGCGTGGTGCGCGTGAAGGCCCCCAGGAAGGCGACGCCGCGAGCAACGCCGGCCGCCGCCAGGTGCGCCGCCACCATCCCACCGAAGGAGCTGGCCACCACCGCGTCCACCGCGCCCGCCGCGTGCGCCACCTGCCGGGCGAGCGCCCCCGCGCCCACCGCCGCGTGCGTGCCCTCCGGGTACTCGACGAGGACGGGACGACACCGGGGCGCCAGCGCCTGGGCGAGCGCGCGGAAGCCGGAGCCTCTCGCCCCCAGGCCGGGCAGCAGGAGCACCCTCGGCCCCTCGCCCCATCCCACCTCCGTCAGCAGCACTTCCGAGCGCATCTCATTCCCTCGCGGTCGCGGCGGGGAACAGCGGGGTGACGCCGCTTCTGCCCGTCTCCAACGAGGCCACCTCCGGCTCCGGGCCCGGCGACTCCCGGGACAGTCCCAGGAAGGTCCGGGTGCGCTCATGTCGGGGCCGCTCCAGCACCTGCGCGCAAGGCCCCTCCTCGAGGATGCGTCCACCGTGCAGCACCAACACGCGCGACGCCAGCTCGCGCGCGAAGCGCATCTCGTGCGTCACCGCCACCAGCGTGAGCCCGTCCTCGCGCAGCCGCGACAACAGCGACACCAATTCGCCCACGCGCTCCGGGTCCAACGCGCTGGTGGGCTCGTCGAGGAGCAGCGCCTCGGGCTCCATCGCCAACGCGCGGGCGATGGCCACCCGCTGCTGCTCACCGCCGGACAGCTCGGAGGGATAGGCGTCCTCGCGGTGGGACAGGCCGACCTTCGCGAGCAGCGCGCGCCCCAGCTCCGTGGCGGCCCTCGCGTCCAGGCCCCGCACGTGCCGGGGCGCCTCGATGACGTTGCCCAGCGCGGTGCGGTGCGCGAACAGGTGCCACTGCTGGAAGACGAAGCCCACGCGGCGGCGGATGTTGGAGACGGAGGCGCCTCGCGCTCGCGACGCGCCGGGCCCGAGCACGTCGTCCCCCACCCGGATGGAGCCCGCGTCGAAGGGCTCCAGCCCGTTCAGGCACCTCAAGAGCGTGCTCTTGCCGCCGCCCGAGGGGCCCACCAGCGCCACCACCTCCCCCGGCGCGAAGGACGCGCTGATGCCGTCCAACACCATGCGACCCTCGTACCGCTTGCACAGGTCCTTCACCTCAATCATCCGCGCGCCAACCTCGCTTCCAACCGCCTCGCCAGGAGAGACAAAGGGTAGCTCATCGCCAGGTAGAGCGCCGCGCACAACGCCCCAGGCAACAACCAACTGCGAACATCCACCGCCGTAATCGTCATCCGCTTGGTGAGCTCCACGACGGAGATGACGGACACCAGCGAACTGTCCTTGAGCAACGCGATGAAGTCGTTGGTGACGCTCGGCAGCGCCACCCGGAACGCCTGGGGGAACACCACCCGGCGCAGCGCCAGCGGAGTGGACATGCCCAGCGCCAACGCCGCCTCCATCTGTCCACGAGGCACCGCCAGCACGCCCGCCCGATACACCTCCGCCTCGTAGGCCGCGTAGTTCAACCCCAGCCCCAGCACCGCCGCGCTCAGCGCATCCAGCCGCAGCACCCCGGCGAGCCCGTAGTACAGGACATAGAGTTGCAACAGCACCGGGGTTCCCCGGAACACCTCCACGTAGAAGGACGCCGCCCCCGACAACCCCCGGGGCCCGTACAGGCGCACCAGCGCCAGCCCCACGCCCAGCGGCACCGCGAGCGCCATGGCCCCCACGGACACCACCAGCGTCACCAGCGCCGCCTGGAGGAACATCAGGGCCTGCCCCCAGCCGAGCTTCGCCGTGCTCGTCTGCGACAGCACCTCGCGCGTCTGCGCGTCGGTCCACTCCACCATCTTCTGCTGCTGGGCGCTGTCGATGTTCCACCGGGCGAAGATGCGCCGCAGCTCCCCCGAGCGCGCCACGTGCCCCAGCGCCACGTCCAGCGCCGCGCGCAAATCCTCGTCCCCGGGCCGCACCGCGATGGCGTAGTAGCCCTCGCCCACGTCGCCCACCACGCGCAGCCCGGGCCTCGGCTGGCCGTAGCGCTGGGCGATGAGGTCGTCCATCAGCACCGCGTCCACCCGCCCCTGCTCCAGGTCGATGTAGGGCTCCTCCACGCCCTCGTACGGCACCGCCTGGATGCCCTCGCGCTGGAGCAGGTCCCACGCCTGCGAGTTGGCGAGCGTCCCCACCCGCTTTCCACGCAAGGAGGAGAGCCCCGTGACGCTGTCGTCCTGCCGCCGGGCCAGCAGCCGCAGCTGGAAGATGAAGTACGGCCGGGTGAAGAGGATGCGTCCGCTGCGCGCCGGGGTGACCTCAATCCCGTTGAGCGCCACGTCGAACGAGCCCCGCTCCAGGGAGGGGATGAGGCTGGACCAGTCGTTCTGCACGAAGCGCGCGCGCACGCCCAGCTCCCGCGCCAGCGCATCCGCCAGCTCCACCTCGAAGCCGCGCATGTGCCCGGGCACGTCCGGGTCCTCCATGGCGTACGGCTCGCCGCCCTGCGCGTCCGCGCCCCAGCGCAGCTCTCCCGCCCTCCGCACCCGCTCCAGCCCGGGCTCCTCCCGCTGGACGCAGGACGTCAACACCACCGCGAACACGAGCAGCGCCCCGCCTCGCCTCCACACACCACTCACGTTCATTTCGGGGACTCCCACTCTGTAGCAGGTGCAGGTGTGACCCAGTATTCAGGTCCTGACACTTTCTCCGGGACTGCGTACTAGAGTGACGTGACAGAGGAGCCAAGGCGTCATGGAAGCATACAAGGTGCTGGTGGTGGACGACGAGCCGCAGGTGGCGCACGCCTTGAGGCGGCTGCTGAAGCGTGAGGGTTTCGACGTCCAGCTCGCGTTCAACGGAGAAGAGGCGCTCGAGCGGCTGAAGACCTTCAGCCCGGACATCATCCTGACGGACTTCCGGATGCCGGGGATGACGGGCAGCGAACTGCTCCAGCGCATCAAGCGCAGCCACCCGCTGGCGCTGCGGCTCATCATCTCCGGCTACGCCGACTTCAAGTCGGTGGTGGCGTCGGTGAACGAGGGCGAAATCTGCCGGTTCATCAGCAAGCCCTGGGATGACGCGGAGCTGGTGACGTACCTGTCGGGCCTGTTGCGCCACCGCGAGACGATGGCCCAGCTCTACGCCCCGTTCCGCGCCGCGCCCCAGGGCGTCAGCGCCGAGGTGAGCCCCACCGACGCCGCGCTCGTCCTGAAGGTCCAGGTGGCGGACCCGTCGTTCCCGGCCGAGCAGGCCGTGTCCATCATCGAGCGTTTCGCAGGACTGTTGGCCGACGACAGCCTGAAGGTGGTGGGGGGACTGCTGGAGCGCTTCGGCGGACGGCTGTCCTTCGTGGCGGAGGTGGGCGGCCCGCAGCGGCTGCGCCTGGAGCTGCCCATGCGCGCGGAGAGCGCGCCGAGTGTTCGACCGGGGCTGGGCGAGGCGTGATGGCCCCGGAGGTCGACGCGGATTGGGTGAACAGCCGCCTCAAGCGCTTCACCCTGCTGGCGTGCCTCCTCATCCACGGTCTGCTCGTCGCCAGCCTCTGGGGGCGGTGGCACGAGGCGCTCGTCGTGACGGTGGGCTTCACCGTGGTGACGGGGGCCAACGTGGTGCTCGCGCGGGGCTTCTTCTCGCGGCACACGCGGGTCGCCGAGGCCTCGCGCTTCATCCTGAACATGTTGGGCACCGTGTTCTACGGCGTGGTGAGCCACTGGGAGCTGCCCGTGTGGCTGTACCTGCCGCTCAACGCGCTGTGGGTGGACCGCTTCGCGGACTCCGGGGCCCGGCGCCGGCTCGGGGTGATGCTGGCGATGGTGTCGGGCGTGGCGCTCTGGGACGGGGCCCCGCCCGAGGTCGCCGCCTGCTTCGTGCTGCTGTCGGTGCTCACGTACGCGCTCTCCGAGGGCCGCGTCTTCCTCACGCACTCGACGCTGCGGGAGCTGGCGCGCCAGCACGACGAGCTGGCCCGGGCGCACGAGCAGCTGGAGATGGCCCACCGGCGCGCCCGTGAGCAGGAGCGGCTGTCCAGCCTGGGCATGCTGGCCGCGGGCGTGGCGCACGAAATCAACAACCCCATGAGCTATGTGAAGAGCAACGTGAACGCGCTGCTCATGGACCTGCGCGCCTGCAAGAACCTGCCGCCGGAGCTGCAGGAGTACGTGGACGACGTGCTGCCCGCCACCGCGGACGGCATCCGGCGCGTCGTGGCCATCGTCGCGGACCTGCGGCGCTTCGCGCGTGGAGACCCGGGCGCGCTGGAGGAGTACGACCTCAACGAGGAAATCGCCGTCGCGCTGCGCATCACCCGCACGCAGGTGCAGTCGCGCTGCGAGGTGGAGGTGACGCTGGGGGATTTGCCGCGCCTGCTCGGCCGTCCGGGGCAACTGGCGCAGGTGGTGGTGAACCTCTTGATGAACGCGGCGCAGGCCATGCCCTCCGGAGGGCGCATCCTCCTGAGCACGCGCATGGAGGCCGACGAGGCCATCCTGTGCATCCAGGACTCCGGGCACGGCATGACGCCCGAGGTGCGCGCGCGGCTGTTCCAGCCCTTCTTCACCACCAAGCCCGCAGGTGAGGGCACGGGCATGGGGCTGGCCGTGGTGCACGGCATCATCACCTCGCACCAGGGACGCATCGACGTGGAGACCTCGCCCCAGACGGGCACGCGCTTCACCGTCCGGCTCCCCCGAATCCCTCCGCTCGACATGCACCTGCCCGGACTGTCCGGCCCGGTCCCCACCCCGCCGAAGTCGCAGCCGGGCACGGTCTGAGCCTCCACGCGACTGTTCAACGAGACCGTCATGTCCTCCTCGCCGCCCGCCTTCGCCAGCCGCTTCGAGCCTCGCTACGTGCAGGACCCGTATCCGCTCTACGAGCGCCTGCGCCACGAGTCCCCCGTCCACTTCAGCGAAGAGATGCACCTGTGGGTGGTCTCCCGCTACGAGGACATCAAGGCGGTGGTGCACAACCCGGACGACTTCCTGTCGGCCAACGCCTTCCGCAATCCGGTGCCGCCCGCGCCGGAGGTGCTCGCGGTGCTGGCGGAGGGCTACCCCCAGGTCCCCGCGCTGGTGGACGACGACCCGCCCAACCACACGCGCATGCGGGTCATCGTCACCAAGGCCCTGGCGCCGCATCGCCTGAGCGCGATGGAGGCGCGCGTGCGCGCGATTGCGACGGAGCTGTTGGACGGCTTCGCCCACGCGGGGGAGGCGGACCTGGTGGAGGCGCTGGGCTACCCGCTGCCCGCGCGCGTCGTGGGCGCCATCATGGGGCTGCCGGACTCGGACGTGACGCGGCTGAAGCAGTGGACGGAGGACCTGGTGGTGATGTCCGCGGGCAACGCGCCCGTGGAGCGGCAGGTGGAGTGTGCCCGGGGGCTCGTCTCCATCCAGAAGTACCTGGCGGGCCACATCGCCGAGCGGCGACGCGCGCCCACCGATGACCTCATCAGCGCGCTCATCGAGGCGCGGCACGAGGACACGCCGCCGTTGAGCGACGTGGAGCTCATCAGCCTCATCTCGATGCTGCACTTCGCCGGGCACGAGACGACGTCGAACCTGTTGGGCAACCTGCTCGTCTGGGTGCTGCGCGCGCCGGAGCGGCTGCGCGAGCTCCAGGAGGACCCGGGCCGCATCCCCCGGGCGATTGAAGAGACACTGCGGCTGGACGCGCCGGTGCAGGGGATGATGCGCACCACGCGCCGCGCGGTGACGCTGGGCGGCGTGGAGGTGCCCGAGGGCGCGCGGCTGCTCGTGCTCTATGCGTCGGGGAACCGGGACGAGCGGGTGTTCCATTCGCCTGGAGAGGGCGTGCTCCGCCGCCCGGACGTGGGCAAGCACCTGGGGTTCGGGATGGGCATCCACTACTGCATCGGCGCGCCGCTGGCGCGGATGGAGGTGCGGCTGGCGATGGAGCTGCTGTTGAAGCGGCTGCCCGGGCTGCGGCTGGCGCCGGGCGAGGCCATCCGCTACCTGCCCAACTTCCTGCACCGGGGCCCACGGCAGTTGCTGGTCGAGTGGGACCCGGCCTGAAGCGGCTTCAGCGCTTGAGCGCGGCGTCGATGTGCGTGGCGAAGGTGTCGATGGGCTGCGCGCCCGTCACGCCGGTGCCGTTGACGAAGAAGGTGGGCGTGCCGACGATGCCGCGGCGCTGGGCCTCGAGGCGGTCGGCCTCCACGTAGTTGTCCCAGGCCTGGGTGTCGAGCGCGCGCTTGAAGCTCGCGACGTCCAGGCCGAGCGCCTTGGCGTACTTCTCCAGCGAGGCGCGGTCCAGGGCGCCCTGGTTGTCGAAGAGCACGTCGTGCATCTGCCAGAACTTGCCCTGCTCGTGGGCGGCCATGGCGGCGGCTGCGGCGAGCTTCGCGTTCTCGTGGCGGGGCAGCGGCATGTTTCGGAAGACGATGCGAATCTTGTCGCCGTAGCGCTCGCGCAGGCCCTCGACGGTGGTCGCGCCGCGCTGGCAGAAGGGGCACTGGAAGTCGCTCCACACCTCCACCGTCACCTGGGCGTCGCGGGGCCCCAGCGCGGGGGCCTCGGCGCGCGGCGTGGCGGAGATGAGCTTGGGCTGGGCACGAGCGGACTTGGGCTGCTTGTCGCAGTCGGGCGTGGGCTCGTCACCGGCGAGGGCGGGGTTGAAGGACGAGAACACGACGGCGGCCGCCAGGAGGGCGGGAGCGCGGAGCTTCATGGTGGACCTCTGGAGTGGGATGGATGCGGCACGCCCGGCTTCCTGCCTGGAGGCCTGGCGGCACGAGGGGCGATGCCCTCGCACGCAAGGAGTGACGCGAGCGGCGCGGGAGTTTCAGCGCCGTGTTATTTCCCGCGCACCATGAAGACCGAGCGCCTCGATTACGCGGACCCCTTCCTCCATCGATTCACCGCGCGGGTGGTGGGCCACGGCGCGTGGGATGGCGCGCCCTCGGTGGTGCTGGACCGCACGGCCTTCTATCCGGAGGCGGGTGGACAGATGGGGGACCAGGGTGTGCTCGGTGGGCTGCCCGTGCGCGACGTGCAGGTGGACGACGCGGGGACGGTGCATCACCTGGTCGAGGGCGTGCTTCCCGGGCTCGGGGTGGAGCTGGAGGGCGTGGTGGATT
Encoded proteins:
- a CDS encoding SBBP repeat-containing protein, coding for MVRKWWCGAWSIASAVAILGAPLASAQALNAPVWQRQFGSAADEQALAVASVGNAVYVAGFTGGQLGEEPSAGGQDVFVVKQGVDGKVHWVRQVGTAMNDRAMAVTADAAGNVYVAGYTWGSFLPYVNKGGADFFVLKLSASGVLQWVWQEGTATDDFATGLAVTRKSGQDGLFLAGYSLGRIDGTPTPGNYDVVVAKLDTGGNPYWMRQFGSSRGDVALGVAVSAREEIYLAGYTQGSLDGVTSTNNTVDLFLAKYDVAGNQKWVRQLGSNSDDYGTGVAVDASGAAYVSGYTFGALDGNVRVGTYDAVLVKYDEAGHKQWTRQLGTTTTDYAQAVAVGADGRVHLVGHTSGALDGNVVLGGSDVFVSSYDTSGKPLGTRQVGSSASDRGQAVTVGADGGVYAVGYSWGSLPGNVNAGGFDATVFRF
- a CDS encoding outer membrane beta-barrel protein, yielding MTGRLSWALAAAVALGSAGASAQEAATYSAPTGLEVTVGLGFQAGVGHVYKNGLRLNQTIGDVKLSDAANGAVPVVAEVGYRATPNWFIGAYGSYTYIITKENPYSCFEGWECAASQLRFGPQVQYHFSPTASFDPFVGMGFGMVILRNENSGPVQTQAGTANLKLKSSTRGPEFVNVTLGGKWRLGHSLSFGPFLTATFGRYTTRSGDTTLTLPSPLPTTTTPLGYAEDGTYGAFMLGVRGSWNI
- a CDS encoding LysR family transcriptional regulator; protein product: MNVTLEQARALDALARHGTFAAAAQALGKGHTAVLYTLRTLEGQTELELLDRRGYRTRLTAAGERVLEHCRKLLAVERDLEATCAEIRAGWEPTLRIVFDGVFPAEPLLRVVKALRAEGAGTRFHVSSEFLAGVEAAFTRDDADLMVSVLPPALPGLKSYALPELEAMLVAHRSHPLARRRRGAISEEELSEHLLLTVRGSDPRLQLSTVSLELRSTVHLNDFAAKKAAILEGLGYGWLPEHLASKELRRGELKLLKPASGSTHAFLPKLHHRAGVRLGRAARRVVKALTGTEPPQ
- a CDS encoding right-handed parallel beta-helix repeat-containing protein; translation: MHLSASESVKRLLWAVVLGLSVTACSSTPEKPGVVPGGDDGGTPGGADGGPVIVVPEDGGTVVTGTLAGTLTEAGSPYRVVGDAEGVVTIPKGQVLTVEPGVILDFKGRPDVTQADVDPGAADSVMNHHQGRVEVRVYGGIQVRGTADKPVLLTSTNPHGWWGMNFFGDGSVGDGDPVFEHMVFEKVKKNDYNGNRDRTRGALWAYYPGPVTILHAVFRDNEVSAKCGALDLMFTVGSRVEDSLFENNRTKDVDRFAQDGTSSMAGGGAMCVTHGRDSVVRGNTFRDNTLEAYRGATDSSLAQRPLLAWPNAQGLYDLGGGGALHYFQPNNDLVEGNVFVGNTVTRGPAAAIYLEDVGTRGLTLRGNQFVGNRAGAGAVVVCNRGSGGVELVVADDNVFRDNQVDGRAAANVSGDCTTATK
- a CDS encoding Spx/MgsR family RNA polymerase-binding regulatory protein — encoded protein: MANDLLVLSYSGCSTCKKALKWLEAQGLAPRVRPIVEQPPTLAELDAWIAKSGLPVRKWLNTSGLSYRALGKAKVDAASEADVRAWLAADGKLVKRPVLVTPSAVVVGFQEEAWERVFAKRG
- a CDS encoding GspE/PulE/PilB domain-containing protein, with translation MESSARRPLGEILLEMGVLSRAQLRVGLVHHHETHVPLGRALVREGVCTEADVLRGLSAQLGVSAVDLDLQPPERGMADLLPARIARQYRAVPLRVELVPMEQGEREVLHIALPAPVSLEAVDAVRAVTGKPRVEAYVASDPAITHALSELYGFEEPAEPAATPVPAPGGHLLLYGWPPVTAVLISRQLARSGYQARVATPLEVLHTRANDVVLAPLQAMEGLLAGEVHIEGALIVHGTSDDEGFERARQLGARGFLANPRDEQLLLRAVRRLIPSGGSSISGESGSSHHSH